One Terriglobales bacterium genomic window, GACCGCTTCGGCTCGCCGTATCACTTCGTCGTGCGCCAATTCGGGTGGGCGCTCGCGGGCTTGGCCGCGATGATGGGAACCATGAAGCTGGATTACCGGCGATACAAGCATCCGGCTGTGGTTTTTTCGCTTATGACGGTGACCACGCTGCTGCTGGTGCTGGTTTTCTTTCTCGACCGGTCGCACAACACGCATCGCTGGATCAAGCTCGGGCCGCTGTCATTCCAACCGTCGGAACTTGCCAAGCCCACGTTGATCCTCTTCCTTGCCTATTTCCTCGAAACCCGCACCAAGTCCATGGACGACATGCGGAACACGCTGGTCCCGGCCCTTGCGCCCGCGGTCGTGATATCGGCACTGATCCTGGTACAGCCCGACCTTGGCACCGCACTCGCCTGCGCAGCGATCAGCGCAGTCATCCTGTTTGTCGCGGGCATGAACCTGAAGTACTATGCTTACGCGCTCGCGCCGCTGCCGCTCTTCTTTTATATCTTCATCGTTCGGGTTCCGTGGCGCTACCAGCGCATTCTCGCCTTTATTGACCCTTATTCCGATCCACAAGGCCGCGGCTTCCACATCATCCAGTCTCTGATCGCGGTCGGAACCGGCGGGCTCACCGGCGTTGGCCTGATGGAAGGGAAGCAGAAACTCTTCTATCTTCCCGAACCGCACACCGACTTCATTTTCGCGGTAACGGCCGAGGAACTCGGCCTGCTTGGAGCGACGATCATAGTGGTGCTGTTCGTGGTCTTCCTTTATCGCGCCATTCGCGCCGCGGTGATTACCGACGACGTATTTGCGCGCTACCTTGCGACCGGGATCGGCGCCATGGTCGGCGTGCAGGCTCTGTTCAATATCAGCGTGGTGCTCGGACTGGCGCCTACCAAGGGCATCCCGCTGCCGTTCATCTCCTATGGCGGTTCGTCGCTATTCGTCACCCTGGTGAGCGTGGGCGTGCTGCTGAACATCACGCAGCAGACCGATTAGCAGCCGCTTTGGGTGATTTGCCGGCGGAATTCTTAGGGCTGATGATCGGGTGCTATCTTTAAATTATGCGTGCGCTACTGGCAGGCGGGGGGACCGGCGGACATGTGATCCCCGCGCTCGCCATTGCCAACGAACTACGCGACAGGTTCAACGCGGAAATCATGTTCGTCGGCACCGCGCGGGGCATCGAAACCCGCCTCGTTCCGGCGGCGGGATTTACGCTCAAGCAGATCGATGTCGGCCAGTTGAAAAACGTCAGCATCGCGACGCGTCTCAAGACGTTGTTCGCGCTTCCCCGCGCCATCCTTGCCGCTTCGGAAATTCTGCGTGAATTCCGCCCGCACGTTGTCATCGGCGTCGGCGGTTATGCTTCCGGCCCGGGCATGCTGGCGGCCGCGCTGAGCAGCGTGCCGACGGTCGCCTTTGAGCCTAATCTAGTGCCCGGCTTCGCCAATCGCCTGGTGGCCCCCATGATCTCGGCCGCGGCGGTCATGTTTCCGGAAACCTGCCACTGGTTTCGCCGCTGCGTGGTGACCGGCATACCCGTGCGCCGCGCATTCTTCCAGATGCCGCCTCGCGCGGACGGCACGCCACCGACGCTGCTGCTCTTTGGCGGCAGCCAGGGAGCACATGCGCTCAATGTCGCGCTGATCGAGGCGCTGCCGCTGCTCCGGCAGACTGTTCCCGGGCTGTGCATCATTCATCAGACCGGAGAGCGCGACGATAAAGAGGCGCAAGCCGCCTACCTCCACGCCGGCATGACGGCGGAGGTTTCTCCGTTCATTCATGACATGCCGGGCGCCTTCGCGCGCGCCGACCTGGTCATCTGCCGCTCGGGAGCAAGCACGGTTGCGGAAATCGCCGCGGCGGGCAAAGCCGCCATTTTCGTGCCCTTTCCGCGCGCCTCCGATGACCACCAGCGACGCAATGCCGAAGCGCTTTCAGCCAATCACGCCGCCATGCTGATTCCGGAGTCGGAACTGACGCCGCAGAAACTGGCGGAAACTGCGGCGCAACTGCTGAACGATCCCGTGCGCTTACGTGCCATAGGCATGGCAGCGCACAAATTTGCGCGCCCCGACGCTGCCGGTGAAATCGCGCGCCTGGCCGGCAAACTGGCAGGAACCGCCATCAGCGGTTAGCTTATTAGCGGCCGGCCGTTTCGCGTCCGGCGCGGCTCCGTAACTTACAATGGTGGGCCAAGGGCCAGGCACAGACGGCCGGGTATATGTTCGCCAAAATTCAACGCGTTCATTTCGTCGGCATCGGCGGCATCGGCATGAGCGGCATCGCGGAGGTCCTGCTCAATCTCGGCTACAAAGTTTCCGGCTCCGACCTGAAGTCGTCATCGGTCACGCAGCGTTTGGCGTCGCTTGGGGCGATAATTTTCGAGGGTCACAAGGGGGGTAACGTCGGCGGCGCCGAGGTCGTCGTCATCAGCTCGGCGGTTCGCGCTGACAATCCCGAGGTCAGCGCCGCCCGAGAGGCGCATATTCCCGTCATTCCGCGCGCGGAAATGCTCGCCGAATTGATGCGCTTGAAGTACGGCATCGCGGTCGCCGGAATGCATGGCAAGACGACGACGACGTCCATGATCGCGGCCGTGCTGGCTGCCGGAGGGCTGGATCCGACCGTTGTCGTCGGCGGCCGCGTGGACGCCATGGGCTCCAACGCACGTCTCGGGAAATCGCAGTACCTGGTTGCCGAGGCCGACGAGAGCGACCGCTCTTTCCTGAAGCTTTCGCCCATCCTGTCGGTGGTGACCAACATCGATCGCGAGCACATGGACTGCTACGCCGACATGAGCGACATTGAGCGCACATTCATCGAGTTCATGGACCGGGTGCCGTTCTATGGCATGGTGGTAGCCTGCAGCGATAACGACGCACTGCGCGCGCTGCTGCCGCGCGTTCGCCGCCGGACTGTGACCTACGGTACCCGCCCAGGCTCAGACTTCTGTATTCGCTCCTCTGAGCTGGTCAGGAAGGCGGAGAATCCGACGATTCGATTCGGTGTCGACTACGGCAGCCGTTCGCTTGGCGATTTTCATCTCCGCGTCCCCGGCGTCCACAACGTCCTGAACGCGACTGCCGCAATCGCCGTCGGAATCGGCCTGGACGTGCCGGTCGAGGACATCCGTTCTGCGCTGGCGGACTTCCGCGGGGTGGACCGCCGCCTGCAGTTGATCGGTCAAGCCGCGGGCGTCAGCGTCATGGACGACTACGGCCATCATCCTACAGAGATTCGTGCCACCCTGGCGGCGGCGCGTCAGTGTGGCTATCCGCGCATCCATGTCATTTTCCAACCGCATCGCTATACCCGTACTCAGGCCCTGATGGATGAATTTGGCGGAGCGTTTCATGACGCTGACTCGCTTTTTCTTCTCGACATTTATCCGGCAAGCGAGCCGCCGATCGCGGGCGTAACCACCCAAGCTCTTGCCGAACGTATGGCCAAGTTGGGCGACAGGCTGGTGATTTACGCGGCATCGTTCACGGAGGCAGCACAAGCCGCGGTCGCGGTTGCCCGGCCCGGGGACATGATCCTTACTTTGGGCGCGGGCAGCGTTTCGCAACTTGGGCCCAAGGTCCTCGACGCGCTCCAGCACACCCGCGCGGCTGTCTCTAACGAGTGAGTTCGCCAATTACGGCTGAAAAAAAATTCCCTGCCGCCATAACGAAATGGCCCCTGCCCCGTCTGTATGTATGTAAGCGTAGTGGGGTTGAGATCATGAAAACCATCATTGGCGGACTCATCATCGGTTTGGCTCTCGCGCTCGCGCCGGCGCCCCGGGTTGCGGTCGAGAACCCGAAGGCGTTGTACCTTGCGGCCATGTACAAGACCGCAGTCGGAGACACCGATTCCGCGCTGCGCCTGTTGCATCGCGCCGAGCAAGCCCGCGACCGCCAGGCTCGCGCCGAAGAATCCAGTCTGCGTCGGACCCAGGCCAGTGTCCGGCACGCCGCCGCGGTCCGTTCTGCGATTCTCACCATCCTCTAAGCCGCCGCATGGTCCCCCCTGAGTATCAAGAACTGACAACGCCCGCTGTAATTTCTCTCGCCCCATTCCGCGAAAAAGAAGTTATAGTTGCGCTCACGGCGATTTTCGCGAGACCAAATTTTTTTTCATGCCACGGAACAACGTCCCTCTGATTCCGGACGATGCGATCAACTCTCGCGCCGCCGTCCCTGCGACTGAGGATCCAGACGACGCACTGGATTCCCGGCTGCTCGACCTCGACGTGGAGGAGGAGCCGGCATTTCTACGCGGTCAGAAGCGGGTGCCGGTGCGCCGCGGTCCGCTGCCGCGCAAGGCCGCCAACCGGCTGAAAATCGCGCTCATTGTGGTAGCCATCGCGGCCGTGTTTGGCGCCATCACGATGATGACCTACCGCTACGGCGCGCAGTCCTGGCGCTTCCGGCTTGACTCCAGCGACCAACTCGAAATTTCGGGCATCCGCCACGTCACCCGCGCTCAAGTGATGGACGTGATGGGCGGCGACATCGGCCGCAACGTGTTTTTCATCCCGCTCGATGAACGCCGCAAGCAGCTGGAAGAAATTCCCTGGGTGGAATCGGCGTCAGTGATGCGGCTGCTGCCCAACCGTCTGCAGATCGGCATCCGCGAGCGCACGCCGGTGGCATTCGTCCAGGTCGGCTCGAAAATCGCGCTGATTGACGGCAACGGGGTGGTCATGGACCTTCCCGCCGCGGCGGCACGCAAGTATTCGTTCCCGGTAATCGTCGGGATGGGCGTGTCCGAGCCTCTGTCCACTCGCGCGGCGAGAATGAAGTTGTTCTGCCGAGTGCTTCACGACCTCGATTCCGGGGGCGCCAACTACTCGCGGGATCTCAGCGAGGTGGATCTCGGCGATCCCGAGGACGTGAAGGTCACGGTTGCCGATCCCAACGGGGAAGTGCTCGTGCACCTTGGCTCCTCCGAGTACCTGGAGCGCTTCAAGGTTTATGTCGCCCACGTGCAGGAGTGGCGGCAGCAGTTTCAGAAAGTGCATTCGGTGGATTTGCGCTATGACCGGCAGGTCATCGTGAATCCCGATGACAACAACCCGCCGCAGGCCAGAAGCGTGGCCAAACCAAGCGGGACCAAGCCACGAAGGAGGGCGCGGCGTTGAGCAGTTGAAGTTGGAACTTGAGCATGTGAAATTTCAGCCCGGTTGTTGTGATCGATCGAGGCATGGGCAGGCGACGATTAGATTTCAAATTCTCAAATTTCAAATTTTCAATTCTGTTCGGGGCCCATGGGTAAGCAGAACCACAATCTACTGACCGCTATTGACGTCGGCAGCGCGAAGACGGTCGCGCTAGTCGTCGAGATCACCGATGCCGGGCTGCGCTACTGCGGCCACGGCGTGATCGAGACCCGGGGTTTTCGCAAGGGCGTGATCGTCGACCTCGATCGCACGGTTACTTCCATTCAAAAGGCGGTGCAGGATGCCGAGGACGCCTGCGGAGCTCCCATTGAGCACGCCGTGGTCGGGGTCGCCGGCGCCCATATCCGCGGCGTCAACAGCCAGGGCGGAATCACGCTGGCATCCAAGCCGCGCGAGATTACCCGCGAAGACGTGCGCCAGGCGGTGGAGCGCGCCCGCGCCATCGCGCTCCCGCCCGACCGCCAGATCCTGCACCTGCTGCCGCAGGAGTTCATCCTCGACGAGCAGGCGGGGGTGCATGAACCGGCGGGCATGGTCGCCTCCAAGCTGGAGGTGAAGGTGCACGTCGTGACCGCGGCCGCGACCGCGACGCAGAACGTCGTCACCGCGCTAAACCGGGCCGGCATTCACGTGGATGACACGATTTACGAAGCGCTCGCCTGCGGCGACTCGGTCCTGCGCAGCGACGAGCGGGAACTCGGTGTCTGCCTGGCGGATGTCGGCGCCGGGTCGACCGACATCGCGGTGTTTCATGACGGAGCCGTCGTGCATACCGGAGTGGTGCCCATCGGAGGCGATCACTTCACCAATGACGTCGCGGTCGGACTTCGCACGCCGCTCGCCGACGCGGAGAAGGTCAAGCGCTTGTTCGGCTGCGCTGTGGTGACGCGTATTCCGGAGGGGAACGAGATCGAGGTTACCAGTGTTGGCGATCGCCCTTCACGCTTGATGGCGCAGCGGCTGCTCGGCGAGGTGCTGGAGCCGCGCGCGCGCGAGCTGTGCGAATTATTGCGCGACCACCTGCGCCAGGCGGGTGTGCTGGAGATGTGCGTTGCCGGCATCGTAATGACGGGCGGGGGCTCGCGCCTGCCGTTCCTCACCGAAATCGCCGAGTCCGTGCTGCGCAAGCCGGCGCGTATCGCGTCACCGGTGCCTATCGCAAAGCTCCCAGCGGCGCTGGCCGAACCGGAATACGCCACCACGATCGGCATGGCGCTTTACGGGTATCGGGCCCGCCTGGCCCACGGAACGCACGGCGGCAATGGCCTCGGCGCCAAGCTCAAGTCGCTTTTTGCACGACGTGGAGCTTAGTTGGTCACTGGAAACTCAGGGCCGGAAGCTGGAAACTGCAACCTGGAACTAAATGGAAACGGGAGCTGATCGGGCTGGACATTCGATATGAGCAATAGCGCAGACGGCATCCGCATTCAATTCAACGAAGATCCGGGCAATCAAGCCAAGATCAAGGTCATCGGCGTGGGCGGAGGCGGTGGCAACGCCGTCAACCGCATGATCGACGCCAAGCTCGAAGGCATCGAGTTCATGACCGCCAACACCGATCTGCAGGCGCTGGAGATGTCGCGCGCCCCGCTGCGCCTGCAACTGGGGGTCAAGCTCACCAACGGGCTGGGCGCGGGCGCCAATCCCGAGGTCGGACGCAAAGCCGCGCTTGAGGATGCCGACAAGATCATCGAAGCTCTCGAAGGCGCCGACATGGTGTTCGTCACCGCGGGTCTCGGCGGCGGCACCGGCACCGGCGCTGCACCGATCATCGCCTCCCTGGCCAGCGAAATGGGCGCACTGACGGTCGCGGTGGTGACGAAGCCATTCGGCTTTGAAGGCAAGCGCCGCATGTCGCAAGCCGAGCGCGGGCTGCAGGAGTTGCTCGACTCGGTCGACACCATGATCGTCATCCCCAACGAGAAGCTGCTTGCAGTGGCGCAGAACGCCGGTTTCTTCGAATCGTTCCGCGTCGCCGACGATATTCTTCGCCAGGCGGTGCAGGGGATTTCCGACATCATTACCATCCCTGGGATCATCAACCGCGACTTCGCGGACGTGAAGGCGATCATGGCCGGAATGGGCTACGCCGTCATGGGCACCGCGACCGGCAAGGGAGAGCGCCGCGCCACCGACGCCGCGCAACGTGCCATTGCCTCGCCACTGCTGGAGGCCGGAGCGATTAACGGCGCGCGCGGCATCCTCATCAATGTCACCGGTTCCAGTTCGCTAAAGCTGGCGGAGGTGAACGAAGCCTCCACCATCATCCAGACTGCGGCGCACGAGGATGCCAACATTATTTTCGGCGCTGTGCTCGACGAGAAAATGAAGGATGAGGTGAAGATTACGGTGATCGCGACCGGCTTCAAGGCCGACCACCATGTCCAGCGTCACGAGCGCGCAGTCTCGGCGGCCGCGGCGGCGATTTCGCAGGTGCGCAGCGCCTCCGCCTATATTGCGCCTCGCCCTGAGCCGCGCATCGTCGAGCCGGAGCCGCAGCCGGTGGCGGAAGTCTCGAATGTAACCGCCGCGGTCGCCACGGCGGCAGCGGTTTCATCGCGCGCGGCCGCTCCCCAGCGCGAGATGACTTCCATCGCCGACGTGAAGGGCTCGGTCAAGACAAACTACGAGGAAGATGACCTGGACGTGCCTGCTTTCATCCGCAAGCGCAACGAGAGCAATTAGGGCTAAGAGTTCACAGGTCGTCAGATTGAGGCGGGTCACTGCTCAAAAGCGGCGGCCCGCGTTTCGCAAGTTCGCACGCGCCGCTTCGGGCCATTACGATTCCTTCAGGTATCTCAACTCCACGTCGGTGCGCCGCAGGCGCGAAGCCACGGCCGTGGCAATTCCTTGCAGAAGGTTGAGCGCCAGCATGCGGTGCTGCGCGCTGAGTTGATCGAACCGCGCGCGGCTCAGGACATAAAGTTCCACGTCGGTGAGCGCCACCGCGTCCGCCGAGCGTGGCGCCTGGTCCAGGAACGACAATTCGCCGAAAAAATCGCCGCGACCGAACGTCGCCAGGTGGTGTCCGGTTCTTCCATCCAGGGGCAGCAGGATGCGCACCGAGCCTTGGCGGATGAAGTACAACTCGTCGCTGCGGTCCCCGTGCGCGAAGATGCGTTCGCCGGCTCGAAACGCGCGCCTCTCCGTGCCTGCCTCCAGGGCGGCCAGCGTCTCCTCCCTTCGCTGCTGGAACATGGCCATGTCGCGGATTTCCAGAGGTGGTTCCTGGGGAGACGCGAGTTTTGCTTCCGCCAGGATGCGGTTCTCGATCCACTCCAGCGCATCGTCAAGGTGCTCGAACACGCGCGCGTGATGCTCTGTCCGCACCAATCCCACCTCGTCGAAGTACTGCTGCATGTCCTGGCCGCTCGGCACCTTTTCCGGCATGTGACTGTAGATCACCGTCCCCTTTCGCTCCGACATCATGTCTTCCACCAGTTCCAGCATGTGGGCCGCGGTTATGTCCACCGATTGCACCCGCCGCATGTCAAGCACGACGTAATCGCGTTGTTTCACCTCCCGTTCCAGTTCACTGTAAAGCTGGTCGGTGGTGCCGAAGAACAAGCTGCCCTGGAGTTCGAAAATGACGGTGCGGTTGCCGCGGCTGACCAGCACTTCCATCTCTTCGGGAAGGCGCATCTGCCGCGAGAAGCGCTCATTTCCATACGCCTTTCGGCGAACCACCGTGCCGCCGATCAGTTCGCGCAGGAACAACAGGATGGCCAGTCCGATGCCTACTCCCGACGCGGCGATCAGACCCACTGTCTCGGCGACGACCACGACGGTGACGATGACCACAAAATCCAACACCGTTGATCGCGAGCGCAGCAGGCTCAGGCTGTTCAGGTCGAACATGCGCGTACCGACCACGATCAGGATGCCCGCCAATGCCGCAATCGGAATCCAGGCGATCAGGTTGCCAAGAACGAGGAACGCTGCCAGTGCCAGTGCGCCTTCAATCACGCCGGACCAGTGGGTTTGTCCACCGCTCCCGAGGTTTACCAGGGTGGCGCCCATCTGTCCGGAGCCGGGGACGCCGCCCATCGCCATCGATGTCAGATTGCCCAGCCCCTGGCCGATCAGCTCCCGATTGGAGTCGTGCCGGCTTCGCGTCAACGAGTCGAGGATCACGCACGTCTTCAGCGTGTCGATGGAAAGCAAAACTGCAAGCGTGAGCGCCGGCGTAATGACTACGCCGAGTTGCCGGGGATCGAACGCGCTGAACGCGTGCCATTGTCCTGCCATGGAAGCCAGCAAGCCGGCGCCGGCATCGCGCAGCGGGCCGACTACCAGCCTGTTCCCAGCCAGAACCAGGAGCGATCGGTCCGCCAGTGCGAGCGCAAAGTACACTGCTGTTCCAGATGTGAGGGCGAGGATGGCCGCGGGAATTCTCTTGGTGACCCATGGCGCCAATACCATGACCGCGACCGAGACCACGCCCACCGCCATGCTCTGCCACTTCCATTCCGCCGGCGAGAGCAGCCCTTCCCAAAAGTGATAGCGCCCGGGAACGCCGAGGAACTTGGGGATTTGACTGACAA contains:
- the ftsA gene encoding cell division protein FtsA, whose protein sequence is MGKQNHNLLTAIDVGSAKTVALVVEITDAGLRYCGHGVIETRGFRKGVIVDLDRTVTSIQKAVQDAEDACGAPIEHAVVGVAGAHIRGVNSQGGITLASKPREITREDVRQAVERARAIALPPDRQILHLLPQEFILDEQAGVHEPAGMVASKLEVKVHVVTAAATATQNVVTALNRAGIHVDDTIYEALACGDSVLRSDERELGVCLADVGAGSTDIAVFHDGAVVHTGVVPIGGDHFTNDVAVGLRTPLADAEKVKRLFGCAVVTRIPEGNEIEVTSVGDRPSRLMAQRLLGEVLEPRARELCELLRDHLRQAGVLEMCVAGIVMTGGGSRLPFLTEIAESVLRKPARIASPVPIAKLPAALAEPEYATTIGMALYGYRARLAHGTHGGNGLGAKLKSLFARRGA
- the murG gene encoding undecaprenyldiphospho-muramoylpentapeptide beta-N-acetylglucosaminyltransferase; translated protein: MRALLAGGGTGGHVIPALAIANELRDRFNAEIMFVGTARGIETRLVPAAGFTLKQIDVGQLKNVSIATRLKTLFALPRAILAASEILREFRPHVVIGVGGYASGPGMLAAALSSVPTVAFEPNLVPGFANRLVAPMISAAAVMFPETCHWFRRCVVTGIPVRRAFFQMPPRADGTPPTLLLFGGSQGAHALNVALIEALPLLRQTVPGLCIIHQTGERDDKEAQAAYLHAGMTAEVSPFIHDMPGAFARADLVICRSGASTVAEIAAAGKAAIFVPFPRASDDHQRRNAEALSANHAAMLIPESELTPQKLAETAAQLLNDPVRLRAIGMAAHKFARPDAAGEIARLAGKLAGTAISG
- the ftsW gene encoding putative lipid II flippase FtsW yields the protein DRFGSPYHFVVRQFGWALAGLAAMMGTMKLDYRRYKHPAVVFSLMTVTTLLLVLVFFLDRSHNTHRWIKLGPLSFQPSELAKPTLILFLAYFLETRTKSMDDMRNTLVPALAPAVVISALILVQPDLGTALACAAISAVILFVAGMNLKYYAYALAPLPLFFYIFIVRVPWRYQRILAFIDPYSDPQGRGFHIIQSLIAVGTGGLTGVGLMEGKQKLFYLPEPHTDFIFAVTAEELGLLGATIIVVLFVVFLYRAIRAAVITDDVFARYLATGIGAMVGVQALFNISVVLGLAPTKGIPLPFISYGGSSLFVTLVSVGVLLNITQQTD
- a CDS encoding FtsQ-type POTRA domain-containing protein, which codes for MPRNNVPLIPDDAINSRAAVPATEDPDDALDSRLLDLDVEEEPAFLRGQKRVPVRRGPLPRKAANRLKIALIVVAIAAVFGAITMMTYRYGAQSWRFRLDSSDQLEISGIRHVTRAQVMDVMGGDIGRNVFFIPLDERRKQLEEIPWVESASVMRLLPNRLQIGIRERTPVAFVQVGSKIALIDGNGVVMDLPAAAARKYSFPVIVGMGVSEPLSTRAARMKLFCRVLHDLDSGGANYSRDLSEVDLGDPEDVKVTVADPNGEVLVHLGSSEYLERFKVYVAHVQEWRQQFQKVHSVDLRYDRQVIVNPDDNNPPQARSVAKPSGTKPRRRARR
- the ftsZ gene encoding cell division protein FtsZ: MSNSADGIRIQFNEDPGNQAKIKVIGVGGGGGNAVNRMIDAKLEGIEFMTANTDLQALEMSRAPLRLQLGVKLTNGLGAGANPEVGRKAALEDADKIIEALEGADMVFVTAGLGGGTGTGAAPIIASLASEMGALTVAVVTKPFGFEGKRRMSQAERGLQELLDSVDTMIVIPNEKLLAVAQNAGFFESFRVADDILRQAVQGISDIITIPGIINRDFADVKAIMAGMGYAVMGTATGKGERRATDAAQRAIASPLLEAGAINGARGILINVTGSSSLKLAEVNEASTIIQTAAHEDANIIFGAVLDEKMKDEVKITVIATGFKADHHVQRHERAVSAAAAAISQVRSASAYIAPRPEPRIVEPEPQPVAEVSNVTAAVATAAAVSSRAAAPQREMTSIADVKGSVKTNYEEDDLDVPAFIRKRNESN
- the murC gene encoding UDP-N-acetylmuramate--L-alanine ligase, with amino-acid sequence MFAKIQRVHFVGIGGIGMSGIAEVLLNLGYKVSGSDLKSSSVTQRLASLGAIIFEGHKGGNVGGAEVVVISSAVRADNPEVSAAREAHIPVIPRAEMLAELMRLKYGIAVAGMHGKTTTTSMIAAVLAAGGLDPTVVVGGRVDAMGSNARLGKSQYLVAEADESDRSFLKLSPILSVVTNIDREHMDCYADMSDIERTFIEFMDRVPFYGMVVACSDNDALRALLPRVRRRTVTYGTRPGSDFCIRSSELVRKAENPTIRFGVDYGSRSLGDFHLRVPGVHNVLNATAAIAVGIGLDVPVEDIRSALADFRGVDRRLQLIGQAAGVSVMDDYGHHPTEIRATLAAARQCGYPRIHVIFQPHRYTRTQALMDEFGGAFHDADSLFLLDIYPASEPPIAGVTTQALAERMAKLGDRLVIYAASFTEAAQAAVAVARPGDMILTLGAGSVSQLGPKVLDALQHTRAAVSNE
- a CDS encoding SulP family inorganic anion transporter; protein product: MSEPVVGTPRRSEPATVPPDERGRQPADAAGEFWGGLAAMLVALPSAIAFGVAIYAPLGAGYASHGAIAGILGTTALGIIAASFGGTRRLITAPSAPAVAVMSAFAIELTQRGVAPSSALLLLAMATALCGILQVSFGLFGFGQLIKYMPYPVVSGYLSGVGLIIIVSQIPKFLGVPGRYHFWEGLLSPAEWKWQSMAVGVVSVAVMVLAPWVTKRIPAAILALTSGTAVYFALALADRSLLVLAGNRLVVGPLRDAGAGLLASMAGQWHAFSAFDPRQLGVVITPALTLAVLLSIDTLKTCVILDSLTRSRHDSNRELIGQGLGNLTSMAMGGVPGSGQMGATLVNLGSGGQTHWSGVIEGALALAAFLVLGNLIAWIPIAALAGILIVVGTRMFDLNSLSLLRSRSTVLDFVVIVTVVVVAETVGLIAASGVGIGLAILLFLRELIGGTVVRRKAYGNERFSRQMRLPEEMEVLVSRGNRTVIFELQGSLFFGTTDQLYSELEREVKQRDYVVLDMRRVQSVDITAAHMLELVEDMMSERKGTVIYSHMPEKVPSGQDMQQYFDEVGLVRTEHHARVFEHLDDALEWIENRILAEAKLASPQEPPLEIRDMAMFQQRREETLAALEAGTERRAFRAGERIFAHGDRSDELYFIRQGSVRILLPLDGRTGHHLATFGRGDFFGELSFLDQAPRSADAVALTDVELYVLSRARFDQLSAQHRMLALNLLQGIATAVASRLRRTDVELRYLKES